The Branchiostoma lanceolatum isolate klBraLanc5 chromosome 5, klBraLanc5.hap2, whole genome shotgun sequence region AAAGTGTATGATattagcagggctcgaaattcattgtTTGGATGATTGCTGCACTGGGGCACCTAACCAGTAACCTCAAGATGTTACCATGATGTAAGTGCTTGTTTTTGGatgcatagcatagcatagcatagaataATAAAATCTAATAATAAACATTAGAGATTACTGCTTCTTTTCTAAGGGTGACTTTGAAATTCTGTGGCTAACAAAACAAGTAATACAGTGTATGTGTTCTTGGACAAGTAAATGTCAGGAATATGCCGTATTGTAGTACATCTACAAGACAACCTTTCACAAATATctatgtgcaccagtgcacccacaacCAAAAACTTGATGCACTGCTTCAATATTGGGTGtagaaatgtgtacatgtaccctgTGCTTTGAGCCCAGGTGTTTTATATGTGATACATTCTTTTTCAGGCAGCCCAGAAGGTTTTAACCAGGGCTAAGAGAGGCCCTGCCTGGTCTAGAGATGAAACAAGGGCACTTGTTAAGTTCTTGTCTCTGCCATGGGAGGAATGGGACCTAACACAATCCGCTGGGTGGCCACAGGTGGCTGTAGGGCACCCTATCTGGCGCAAGGCTGCTCAGTTTGTGAAGGAAAATGCAAGATCATCAATTCTACGGCACGGTAAATTATTGATTATGAGATTGTACTGTATTCAACTGTGACCCACATGATATTTCAATCCTTCATGCATACAATGTAATGTATGGCATTAGCCAGGGGAATATGCATGTTCTGTATGccctacatttttttttttggttgcaCATGACATGTACTTCATGTTTTTCATACAGCCCTTCAAGTTTGCCCATTCTGCTTTCATATATTTAGTGTACTTGAATTTATTTACTCGTCTGGTAAGTGTAACTTGGTGAGTAAAGGACTGTTTCCTTTTGAATCTTGCTTTAGATGGGTCAGTACGTGCTCACGTCAGCAAGCACATGCAGCCATTATACCCCATAAGTGCTGGAGGAAGACTTGCAGCAGAAAAGGTAATAGTGCCATTTTATTGTTGTAGTATTTAGGATAATCATAGACCTTTAATTTGATTAGGTTGTTGCTTTTGTCCTTATATAATGGAGACAATACTTTTGCTATTGCTGATATGCATATAGATTTGCTTCTATCACAATGCACAAAgaatatatgattttttttcaatctcaGGGTATGGACATTTCAAACCTGGGAAGCTCATGTCCATTTTGCAAGAAGAGTTTGAGCCCTGCAGGAACTCAAACCCCAGAGCCCCTAGGGATGCCACCACCAGAGCCCCAAGGAACGCCACCACCAGAGCCCCTAGGGAAGCCACCACCAGAGGCACTAGGAACGCCACCACCAGAGCCCCTAGGGATGCCACCACCAGAGCCCCTAGGGATGCCACCACCAGAGCCCCAAGGAACGCCACCACCAGAGCCCCTAGGGATGCCACCCCCAGAGCCCCTAGGGAAGCCACCACCAGAGGCACTAGGAACGCCACCACCAGAGCCCCTAGGGATGCCACCAACTGAGCCCCTAGGGATGCCACCACCAGAGGCACTAGGAACGCCACCACCAGAGCCCCTAGGGATTCCACCAGAGCAACTAGAAATGCCACCCCCAGAGCCCCTAGGGATTCCACCAGAGCAACTAGAAATGCCACCCCCAGAGCCCCTAGGGATTCCACCAGAGCAACTAGAAATGCCACCCCCAGAGCCCCTAGGGATTCCACCAGAGCAACTAGAAATGCCACCCCCAGAGCCCCTAGGGATGTCACCACCAGAGCAACTAGAAATGCCACCCCCAGAGCAACTAGAAATGCCATCCCCAGAATCCCTAGGGATGCCGCCACTAGAGACGCCACCACCAGAGCCCCCAGGGATGTCAACCCAAGTTCTCCAAGGGATTCCGCCACCAGAGCCCCTAGGGATGTCAACCCAAGTTCTCCAAGGGATTCCGCCACCAGAGCCCCTAGGGATGTCAACCCCAATCAAATCAACCAGTGCTCTCCAATCAGATTACTCAGTGACACCATCATCCGCATGGACTACACCTAGTGCACCTGCAGATAAGGGGGATCAGTCATACCAACCAGAGTCAGAATCAACATCTCCCCCAACCTCTGATGATGAAAGTGAAACTGAGGTGACGCTGGAAGGACATAGATTTATTGTATTTGGTGAGAAGATAATAGAACTGTTCCAGCGGTGTTCCAAATGTGGTGCTGGTAATTTGATCAAAACCACAGTAAGAGGCACTTGTCTTGCTGTACACTGGATTTGTTCAGAGGGTCACCATGGTGTGTGGCATTCTCAACCATACAGCAAGAGAATGGCAATTGGAAATCTTCTTGTCGGATGCGCAATCCTATTCTCTGGTGGGTCCATTGATAAATTTATAGATTTTGCTGCATCATTGAACCTACAGTTCATTAGCCAATCGGAATTCTTCAACATCCAGACAACGTACGCTATTCCTACCATTCACGACTACTACACATACCAGCAGGAAATGGCCCAGGACTTGGTCAGGGATGGCGCAGTTACTATCATGGGAGATGGCCGGTGTGACTCGCCCGGCTATTGTGCCAAGTACTGTTCCTACTGTTCTTATCCTCGACATGAAGCTAGTGCAAGTCACAGAAACAGGGACATCCCAATCAATGGAAAAAGAGGGCCTCCAGAGATGCTTGACAGAGTTAGATGACAATGGCATCGAGATAGAGTGCCTGGCCACAGACAGACATAGGGGGATCGCAGCCATGATGAAGAAAGACTATAAAGACATCAAGCGTGAGTTTGACATTTTCCATGTTTCCAAAAATGTAACGCAAAAACTCAGAACAAAGGCCCAGAAGAAAACCTGTCAACCCTTGGCTGAATGGATAAAGGCTTTGAGTAACCACCTATGGTGGTCAGCAAAGACATCTAAGAGGAATGCCCAGGTACAgtgcaaaatgttaaaaactacTGTCAATGCAGAAACATTTGCAGCGGTCATATCTCTCTATAGGAGGGAAAATGAGGTTTTCGCTTTTATATCAATTGAAGTTCGCatctgaaacaattctgtaatacagtagactttcaaaaacatatattcgcagtgttttgattttgtggtgtGCGATCattgcaaaaaccatgaaactgaaaccaccacaaaagtttctgcatttacagtctaTATTTCATGATATTATGACTATGGTAGATACTATTATAGCAAACAATTTTCTTGGGATAATGCGTTATATTGAATTGCATTTAGAGGCATGCAAGCtagtcatttttttttgctagtgaACTGTTTTGACAGTGCCAGGTTTAGCTAACCAACTGCAACTCTATCTTGTCATTTAGTTGCTGATCGAGAAATGGACATCCTTGCTAAACCACATCGGAAATCAACATCAGTGGTCAGGTAACGAGTTATTCCACCGTTGTGCACACCTGCCCCTGTCCAGAGAAGCTGAAAGGAAGAAGAAATGCCTTGAGGTGGAATCTCCTGCCCACAAAGCTCTTCAAGAAGTAGTGATGGACCGTATCTTGCTGAAGGATATGGGCCATATGACAGGGTTCAAGCACACAGGTGAATGTTTGAGCCATATTTTATGAATTAATACATCCTACAACACATGCTTTTATAGAAAATGATGCAATTGAACGCTTGTATGTCAATGCTGCAAAATTGTTTTAGGAAATGTACACAGTTGGCAAGTGTTCGATGTATAACCATTCTTATGCAAAAGTGTTTCTGCCTTACATGGTCAATACATTATACTCGTCAGAGGAACTTACAGGCAGAATGACTGTTTTGTCTGAATATTCTTTGTTGCCGCAGGGAAGCTGGAGGTCTACCACAACCTTGTGTTGAAATACGCATCAAAACGGATACATTATCAGTGTCCTGCGATGTTGGCGAGACTTCAACTATAAGTGATCGATCACAATGAGAATATCGGTCGAAGACAGACCAGGACATCATCAGGTATGCATACATACTAATGTGTATATAAATTCATTCACAGGGAAAAGGAGTAGAACAATTAATATCTAGTTGTTGCAAATATAGTGCTATGCAGTTTATTGATGTGGTTTTAACCATTTTATCTTCATGTCTAAATGCATTTTAGGAGCAAAAAAAACAGAGTAAAAGTAATTTTACTAGCTCCATTGTTTTGTCAACTTTCTTCTCCTCTTTCTTCTCCTGCCATTAGCTGAAACTGGCACTGTACGAAATAAcgaatttgcggggtggaaatcgtgttccacgtgcctgcaaattcgagttttccgtgaCTCTCCAGGCCGTGTCGACCTGCTCAGCTCTTCTGCACAGGACCCGTGCCGTCCTGGGAAATACCGGATATGCACCACTTATGCTGTGCATGACGTGTCGGCGTCCTGTTAGTTCCCGTGCAGCTAGGGGGAAATTCATTCACATATCCTGCCCAGTGAACACCTTTGCTGCCGgtgctgcataatttagcgacaattatctcctaattatcatttaataacccgtgcagctagagggaaattcatacacacgtcctgtccagtgaacatatttgccgccggtagctgcataatttagcgacaattatcacctaattagcatttaattaccctccaaggtttgaccaggcctggtctgctgccaaaatgccccccccccccccaaatcctTATGCGCTTTCTACTTCCCCGGCCCAAAACCCTGAAAAGATGCTTTTATTTAATACTTCAAAATAGTgaataaactttcattgttgtttctccttTATCCACGAATGCCACTATTTGCATTTTGCAGTTAAGTATCGGCTACAAAAGTTCCAAagagtgtgttccttttttgatcTTGACGACTCCGTCGGCCACAGTCGCTCGTGTCAAATGAAATACAGCTGTCATTCCTGCATCTTTCCGTCcatatgcttcagataaaaACGCAGATACTCCCAACAGCAAACATCAAAATCACATGAGCCCGCTTGGTCTCGCATCAGTTGAAAGAGTGTCGTCCACAGTTAGTCTTGCAACAAGTTATAATTGGGTCCTTGAACTAGTAGACTGTTTCCTCTGACACTATCCAAATCGCGAGAtttaccaatgttgatgtagaAACACGACCAAAGCTTTCAGTGTTCCCAGCGCCGTGGCTGCCTATACCTGGCAAAGGGGACAGGGAGCGGAGAGCATatatccacacatagcctgttTACCAGTTTCCACCGAACGGTTTAGTCTGCTATGCACcgatccgtttctgtcagttatgCCTCTCCGGAGACCGAGCTAATTGAACCAAGTCCGTACAATCACCCCGTGCGCGGTATTCTCACATGGCGGGCAGGTAACACTCCCTGCGTCGTAGAGATAACGCGGAacgcccgatggtatggtttccaggctagcccacACACGAAGTAAGTTAGTCCTCATCTGGGATACGTGTGCCAACTAGGAGATTTGAAAATAGCGACACGGGCCTTGATTGGCTGTTCATACTATGTAaattgcaattggctgacagtcatgtttACAGAACCCTGCACGaataaagacacaatgagttgtgaaataccacgtgcccgctggtcaagtctttgttgtgtaattattccgtggtttatttgagatgcacgcttgtacaacaataaacttccgtATTTACAGGTTAAAATCAGTCCCTATCTCCTAGCTTGCACAGCTACACCCTAACTGGATTTCTGTTCAGACTGTAAACTATTTATGGAACTCAGTGGGGCCATAGcaaatcatttcaaaataccCCATCACAGCAGGCACTTCAATTCCTAATAGGAATTCACAATGAATACAACTTCATTCCTTAATGAATATAAAGCTAAACCCTCCATGATAAAAGGAGATAATGTTTGGTATTATACAtgtgtaaaataaacaaatatgccAAATGTATACTGCATGCACGGTtgttatatacagtacatgcatgtaatGTACAACAGCAGCAAGTTACAGAAACATTTGGTCATTACATCCATCCCATTTCTTGTCAGCTAGCTTGTAATACTACTAACTTTATATATGCAGTGAAATTAAACCTAACAATATGTAGCTTGCCTTTGACAAGCAGAATGTTGTGCTACataaagtggttgctggttaaGTTAGACTGTTGCCTACCTGTGAGAGGGTCTTAACTATTTAAAAATGGAGATTTTGACTGTATGGCCGTATCAACTGTCTACATAGTGTGTTTGTACTTTttgatttatgtacatgtgcataataAGGGTAACTTAGATTCATGCATAAACTGATATGGAAAAAGATTAAGCAATCTAGATTAGTCAGATTATATCAACAGGAgatgaaagcaaaaaaaaagcttATTAACGGTTTAACCATCAATTTTATGTTTGTGTTGCCCTCATCATGTACTTGCTTCAGTATAAGAAATACATAAGACTCATGAGTCTGTAGGCAAGACTCACATTAGGTCTCAGCACATATGTGTAATATGTGTTATGATAATAGTCCTACAAATAGGAAAACAACAATTCAATGAAATTCAAATTGATTATGTACTGTgttattgcatatagaaatacacGCATGGgcacaaacaactgtcaaagaCTTGGACAATTATACTACTGACAGCGTATGTAGTCCTGGAATATGTATAAATAGTTACTTATAAGAGACATGCAAAGCAGGGGTACACAGCTGTGCATTGACAGCACATACTATATGTATTGGTTTCAATGTGATTTTCAAAGCATTGTCATTGtaataattacatacacatgtacagtgtactggGAATTGAAATTGCAGGAAGGATTCATACATGTGTAAACTTTTACTAGCTAACCGAGGTCAAGTGAGGTCATGCAGTGTAGTGTAGTGCACTTAGATCTAAGCGGTGCATATTGCACTACATTAAATTTTGCTgaactgtgattggttaagcctcTTCGGGCACTTTGCACCTAGTCTATTTTTAAGACAGGACACACTGTACTTGCTCATTCGAGCCCTTGACCATCGAagaagccacacacaaggcgaaactagtctggatgtgggcttgaataataagttctaaacgggaactttgTACGGAGTCTTTTCTTAAGATATCGCGTGAGTGTGTATGGTTGGCCTGTGGTTGCCCACTAATACTGCCTAAACTTTCACTGGCTGTCTGACAGACTCATTGCATTGTATAAGCCTCAGTGCATTTTAAAAGAACTAGGACTTGGTTAGTGTTGATATATGACTCCATTGTTGCATTATCAGCTTCTCACTCACTGCCATCTCATGAggacatatatagatatagcaCATTGATGGTCTGCCTGAGTTGAATATTGTCAATACCTATAGCAACAACAAGAGCGAAAAAGGTGAAGGTTGAGTAAATAAAGACGATGCATTGCTTTCATCCTAGTGTTTATAGTAGGCACAAAAGTACATCGGATAAGTATATCATGTCTTGTAATCTTATTACAGTAATAAAGACAATACACTACAGAGAGTAGTCTTAGCAGTCATAAGTTAAGCTATTGACACATGTCCATGTGACTCATCACTATAAAAAACTCTTGACTGATATAAATttgtcaacacacacacatgtacacatgttcatattcacacataaacatacacactACGTTCAAACACCCACACACATGCATTCAaagtcacacacacaaatatacacacacacacaaacacaaatacacttATTGATTTGGTGAATGTTTGAACAATTGCTCTTTCCTATTTGAAAATTGCCCTTTCATGGATATATCACCTGTACGGTGCCTTACATAGCCTGGTCCCCAGACATAATAGCCGCGGATATATAACCTGTACGGTTCCTAAGCTGGTCCCTAGACCTAAGAGCCATGTTTATATTACCTGTACATTGCCTTATCTGGTTCCCAGACCTAAGAGCTGCGGATGAATTAAATGTATGGAACCATATCTGGTATGGGACCTTAGAGCTATGGGTATATCACCTGTACGGTAACTTAGCTGGTCCCTACACCTAAGAGCCGCGGATACATGACCTGTACGGTACCTAACCTGGTCCCCATACCTAAGAGCCGCGTATATATTACCTGGACgatgccttacctggtccccagaccTAAAAGCCGTGTATATATTACCTGTACATTGCCTCATCTGGTCCCCAGACCTAAGAGCCGCGTATATATTACCTGTACATTGTCTCACCTGGTCCCCAGACCTAACAGCCACGTATAGATTACCTGTACAATGCCTTACCTGGTGCCCAGACCTAAGAGCTACGTATATATTACCTGTACattgccttacctggtccctagACCTAAGAGCCACGTATATATTACCTGTACGTTGCCTTACCTGGTGCCAAAACCTTAGAGTCGCATATATAATAGCTGTACGGTGCCTTAGCTAGTGCCTAAACCTAAGAGTTGCGGAtatattacctgtacggtgcCTAAGCTGGTCCTTAGGCTAGACCAAAGATCCGCATATTTATTACCTGTACGGTGCCTTAACTTGTCCCTAGACCTAAGACTAGTAAGAGCTGCGGATACATTACCTGTACgttgccttacctggtccccaggcCTAGGAGCCACGGATACATTGCCTGTACGATACCTTATCTGGTCCCCAGATCTACCTTACGAACTGGCTCAATTCAGAAccgtataatgcaaatgagcggtctggacgtagacaggcggagttttattgactctcggctaggtgtcaattactatgctaatccccacagcacacacagccagccctgagctagacctcccattatgttcaacaaatctccctATAAGTCTAATTCAGACTATTtaagtctttccccaacagggctcactaaagcCAGTACTGATCTAACGTTAat contains the following coding sequences:
- the LOC136435825 gene encoding uncharacterized protein isoform X2 — its product is MAQLLSWEMAGVTRPAIVPSTVPTVLILDMKLVQVTETGTSQSMEKEGLQRCLTELDDNGIEIECLATDRHRGIAAMMKKDYKDIKREFDIFHVSKNVTQKLRTKAQKKTCQPLAEWIKALSNHLWWSAKTSKRNAQLLIEKWTSLLNHIGNQHQWSGNELFHRCAHLPLSREAERKKKCLEVESPAHKALQEVVMDRILLKDMGHMTGFKHTGKLEVYHNLVLKYASKRIHYQCPAMLARLQL
- the LOC136435825 gene encoding uncharacterized protein isoform X1, producing the protein MRGAVPRGGLANMEGGHASMDPNEKTEVGRTPRRRTLRKSPGKSPSQQAAQKVLTRAKRGPAWSRDETRALVKFLSLPWEEWDLTQSAGWPQVAVGHPIWRKAAQFVKENARSSILRHDGSVRAHVSKHMQPLYPISAGGRLAAEKGMDISNLGSSCPFCKKSLSPAGTQTPEPLGMPPPEPQGTPPPEPLGKPPPEALGTPPPEPLGMPPPEPLGMPPPEPQGTPPPEPLGMPPPEPLGKPPPEALGTPPPEPLGMPPTEPLGMPPPEALGTPPPEPLGIPPEQLEMPPPEPLGIPPEQLEMPPPEPLGIPPEQLEMPPPEPLGIPPEQLEMPPPEPLGMSPPEQLEMPPPEQLEMPSPESLGMPPLETPPPEPPGMSTQVLQGIPPPEPLGMSTQVLQGIPPPEPLGMSTPIKSTSALQSDYSVTPSSAWTTPSAPADKGDQSYQPESESTSPPTSDDESETEVTLEGHRFIVFGEKIIELFQRCSKCGAGNLIKTTVRGTCLAVHWICSEGHHGVWHSQPYSKRMAIGNLLVGCAILFSGGSIDKFIDFAASLNLQFISQSEFFNIQTTYAIPTIHDYYTYQQEMAQDLVRDGAVTIMGDGRCDSPGYCAKYCSYCSYPRHEASASHRNRDIPINGKRGPPEMLDRVR